Proteins from a single region of Theileria parva strain Muguga chromosome 1, complete sequence, whole genome shotgun sequence:
- the pgs1 gene encoding PLD-like domain protein produces MENDLLLEYITESKNLSFLYDPKSYYNQLCSMMRNAKEKIVISCLYIGTLPLEQDFVNCIFEAKENNPDLVVELLLDKQRSMRRENTGKCILDLIKPLLKQKNVSLRLYHSPLCDPLFNEILRPPYSEVLGTLHMKIYVADSVTVISGANCSTPYFTNRMDRYMVVDDELFSNLMRTIVKTVGTIAYKTTENLEFVWDSDLINPLDDFLLFKKQIYRRFVTMIKMCNDALEPILMAKVFANLGPEEKKSRTGKLFNKLVHRRKSLSGTGSILSNQSVGQETFDHSRRESFDFYTPRDVNEEEFLEELYIKESLSGNYSVSPRSYLKRSNNNSINSWRNMNGTARSGRNMNGFKTIRHNGKHEYCSICNNYSGTVLDDIDHTPYRIMRRYPPMEGFTRFMLFFQLGFSDPPFRQDEELCKDLMIKYRKSGHSLILATSYLNFTKDYSDLVTYMLNCKSSENMGSFYVLTSSPTANDFHNCTDSKRLIPKLYCHYQNLLLEYVFKRSPRYSKDKDEEENDSFYYEYHNPGYTFHHKGIWVFEGEIPKNAKDLTFEEFKKSIKGPCAMLIGSSNLSRRSHNKDLEMNILVETNSVNVLDPLKYEAYILFSNATPVKKSTTSKRSKLIYRIFAFILRQYL; encoded by the coding sequence ATGGAGAACGATCTGCTTTTGGAATACATTACAGAATCTAAAAATctgtcatttttatatgACCCGAAATCATATTACAATCAATTATGTAGTATGATGAGAAATGCCAAGGAGAAGATAGTGATTTCTTGTCTATACATAGGAACACTACCCTTGGAACAAGATTTTGTAAATTGCATCTTTGAAGCAAAGGAAAATAACCCTGATTTAGTCGTAGAATTGCTCCTGGATAAACAAAGATCTATGAGAAGAGAAAATACAGGCAAATGTATCCTGGATTTAATCAAACCCCTTTTGAAACAAAAGAATGTTAGCCTCCGCTTATACCATTCACCACTGTGTGACCCACtttttaatgaaatattGAGACCGCCATATTCGGAAGTACTAGGAACACTACACATGAAGATTTACGTAGCAGATAGTGTTACGGTTATCAGCGGAGCCAACTGCTCAACACCATATTTCACAAACAGAATGGATAGATACATGGTTGTGGATGACGAGCTTTTCTCAAATTTAATGCGTACAATAGTTAAGACGGTGGGAACAATAGCATATAAAACTACGGAAAATTTAGAGTTTGTATGGGACTCTGACCTGATTAACCCACTGGATGACTTTTTGCTTTTCAAGAAACAAATCTATAGACGTTTCGTGACTATGATAAAGATGTGTAACGACGCTTTGGAGCCAATTTTAATGGCAAAAGTGTTCGCAAACCTGGGCCCTGAAGAGAAGAAATCAAGGACTGGAAAACTGTTTAATAAGCTTGTTCACCGCAGGAAATCTTTAAGTGGGACAGGCAGTATATTAAGCAATCAGAGTGTTGGCCAAGAAACTTTTGACCACTCCAGAAGAGAAAGCTTCGACTTTTATACGCCAAGAGATGTAAACGAGGAGGAATTTTTGGAAGAGTTGTACATCAAAGAATCATTAAGCGGCAATTATTCAGTAAGCCCAAGATCATACCTAAAAAGGTCTAACAATAATAGCATTAATAGTTGGAGAAATATGAATGGGACTGCAAGAAGCGGTAGAAACATGAATGGATTTAAAACTATCAGACACAATGGGAAGCATGAATATTGCTCAATATGTAATAACTATAGCGGAACAGTACTTGATGACATCGACCACACTCCATATCGCATTATGAGACGTTATCCACCGATGGAAGGTTTTACAAGGTTTATGCTGTTCTTCCAGCTAGGATTCTCAGACCCGCCATTCAGACAAGATGAGGAGCTCTGCAAAGACCTCATGATTAAGTATCGTAAATCAGGGcattcattaattttgGCAACCTCTTACCTTAACTTCACCAAAGATTACTCAGATTTGGTAACATATATGCTTAATTGCAAGAGCTCAGAGAATATGGGATCATTTTATGTTTTAACTTCGTCCCCTACAGCGAACGATTTCCACAACTGTACTGACTCAAAGAGGCTAATTCCCAAGTTATACTGCCACTATCAAAACCTACTCCTGGAATACGTATTCAAGAGGAGCCCACGGTATTCCAAAGATAAGGACGAAGAAGAAAATGACTCATTCTACTATGAGTATCATAACCCAGGATACACATTCCATCACAAAGGAATATGGGTTTTCGAAGGAGAAATACCCAAAAACGCCAAAGATCTTACATTTGAAGAGTTTAAGAAGAGTATTAAGGGACCATGCGCCATGCTGATAGGAAGTTCTAACCTGTCAAGGAGGTCCCATAACAAGGACTTGGAAATGAATATTCTGGTAGAAACCAACTCAGTTAACGTTTTAGATCCACTCAAGTACGAAGCATACATCTTGTTTTCAAACGCAACGCCAGTCAAGAAAAGTACAACCTCAAAAAGATCAAAACTCATTTATCGTATATTTGCCTTCATCCTTCGCCAATATTTGTAA
- the SRCAP gene encoding SNF2 family protein, with amino-acid sequence MKKIASHEPNIEDANQDELKYSDKGAVKRKRMKREHQRSYSGSNDHEQFFRPVSVAYSTNQQFFGLPFQPQPYYNYQPGFGQQRSFSDTSAASYSKYNNSYSGESYVNKLTPEQVEHQDLLAQQLNELKGSDVFNFNEFEYLTSKQKKKKKILINKEHIFIKGLNYIENYFSQNRESLLRKDISELRKLGLENVQVDPVFFIELGGKYEQFKDEIKDINKSINLLQSKLNELHSEMGKTIPNKINEPSPFSCSSLSPTSSRDKDKHSLKFEEILEEMKDFQDLVNDEHKEKRKIYKNLVTSTSKYMIKMEQDLEKNKTERNKQVLLLYRNLSNSIDLFWKKIEKFAWEHLKRDLQQELIKKKKQNLDKFIQDAIKVSISDQDRYILDKKIKTGSTHNHTTQNFNQVDNQNRTPTPKNKTQQQDKVESSKVGASQDEDQVEDEYVVNKDEERMELDDLKLEDEMDSDKEENELNDLQKEAEMPLEELLKMYQNQPDYRQSEEADDDEIEEVTDSDEPDHVSDISMPDESPPPNADKSDVSRVDNVDSSKVGASQDEDQVEDEYVVNKDEERMELDDLKLEDEMDSDKEENELNDLQKEAEMPLEELLKMYQNQADEVDYDPVPKKSHKYTNDYIGTDGTREDTKADKTQREEPSSKSRMETVTPSEKIGTEEQKDWENHVDEEEDGVDIEVPFLIKGVLRPYQKEGLRWLVSLYERNINGILADEMGLGKTLQTICLLAYLACNKGNWGPHIIVVPTSILLNWVMEFNKFCPGFKILAYYGTPAERSKKRTGWNKPHSFNVLITSYSIVVQDSYVLKRRAWEYMILDEAQNIKNFTSKRWQTLLTFNTKYRLLLTGTPLQNSLQELWSLMHFILPNIFTSHTQFNIWFTDPLNQALDNMYSNNPLFTDTELDKKNKEREEMNKNNMELVEKLHAIFRPYLLRRLKKDVEKQMPSKYEHVLKCTLTKRQQVLYDEYIHLYNFSSNKEGSKDERLSYRSMLNILIQLRKICNHPDQLKSRDVQIPIEFNINTLQLPYLFQISDALKHNFDNRNRTSKVNNGNKASSEVGSKRQRTERLIVDKSFKKRKLALNSELSYLALDKLLSSRVENNNRHALNQNLVTDVNSEKAKPYNHYNGYGLNSEKLKAEPPKNPEAPKRIMINELSREQLLQGQKINLGPMKDKFTPRKFSPSKRPLDELTNKFLSEKLLNREDSIFNFNLRNKLEINRIIESYLILILNFLVISVKVVSRPVKLYFSGTQGINYNNKNDWYMNEVKTKLLKRDDKDYYKKNRVTVEAVNSNYKLLFPSKRSINDDCGKFKVLGPLLLKLKSEEHRCIIYTQFSKMLDILENWINFMGFTYIRLDGSTKIDMRQKIINRFNENTKIFLFISSTRTGGVGITLTGADTVIFYDTDWNPAIDRQAMDRCHRIGQTKDVNVYRLITEHTVEENIWRKQLQKRKLDDLIVDQGQFDIQHNNWFSNLDTLINIFQNKRDEGDEEDIYGKKILHESNVDETQFQTKGVQNIKMLIEVEDADDSMALKKLKKENENINKQDFESDIINSIPGLVSYCIQFLLKYQTVALERQVENMKLKIQIEDYQNQQNNEQEEDEEDIYTDYTSSENEELSQEDELSEDSQ; translated from the exons ATGAAGAAAATCGCATCTCACGAACCAAATATTGAAGATGCAAACCAAGATGAACTTAAATATTCAGATAAAGGTGCCGTAAAAAGGAAAAGGATGAAAAGAGAGCACCAACGATCATATTCCGGCTCTAACGACCATGAACAATTTTTCAGGCCAGTTTCAGTCGCATACTCGACTAACCAACAGTTTTTTGGACTACCATTTCAACCACAACCTTACTATAACTACCAGCCTGGTTTTGGACAGCAGAGGTCATTTTCAGATACCTCAGCCGCCAGTTACAgcaaatataataatagttataGCGGAGAGAGTTATGTTAACAAGCTTACTCCAGAACAAGTGGAGCACCAGGACCTTTTAGCCCAACAACTGAACGAGTTGAAGGGAAGTGATGTGTTCAACTTTAACGAGTTCGAATATCTGACCTCAAAACAgaagaaaaagaaaaaaatattaataaacaaggaacacatatttataaagGGGTTAAATTACATTGAAAACTACTTTAGCCAAAACCGAGAATCGCTTCTGCGCAAGGATATTTCAGAACTGAGGAAGCTGGGGCTGGAAAATGTGCAAGTGGACCCAGTGTTCTTTATTGAGTTGGGAGGGAAGTATGAACAATTCAAGGATGAAATCAAGGATATAAACAAGTCAATAAACTTGTTGCAGTCCAAATTAAACGAACTGCACTCTGAAATGGGTAAAACCATAccaaataaaattaacgaGCCTTCACCCTTTAGCTGCTCATCCTTATCGCCAACCTCAAGTAGGGATAAAGATAAACATAGTTTAAAGTTTGAGGAGATATTGGAGGAGATGAAAGACTTCCAGGATCTTGTAAATGACGAGCACAAGGAGAAGAGGAAGATATATAAGAATCTCGTAACTAGCACAAGCAAGTATATGATAAAGATGGAGCAGGACCTCGAGAAGAACAAAACAGAAAGAAACAAGCAAGTGTTGCTACTATATCGCAATCTCAGCAACTCAATTGATTTGTTCTGGAAAAAAATCGAGAAGTTTGCGTGGGAACATTTGAAGAGGGATTTACAGCAAGAACTTATAAAGAAGAAGAAGCAAAACCTCGACAAGTTCATACAAGATGCAATTAAGGTTTCAATTAGTGACCAGGACAGATATATACTTGACAAAAAGATTAAAACTGGCTCAACCCATAACCATACCacacaaaattttaatcaagTGGATAACCAAAATCGCACACCAACgccaaaaaataaaacccAACAACAAGATAAGGTTGAATCTTCCAAGGTTGGTGCGTCTCAAGACGAGGACCAGGTTGAGGATGAGTATGTAGTTAATAAGGACGAGGAACGTATGGAGCTGGATGATTTGAAGTTGGAAGATGAGATGGACTCTGATAAGGAAGAGAATGAATTGAATGACTTACAAAAAGAAGCTGAAATGCCATTGGAAGAACTTCTTAAGATGTACCAAAATCAACCTGACTATAGGCAATCTGAAGAAGCTGATGATGATGAAATTGAAGAAGTCACTGACTCAGATGAACCTGACCATGTATCTGATATTTCTATGCCCGATGAATCTCCACCCCCCAATGCTGATAAATCTGACGTTTCAAGGGTTGATAATGTTGATTCTTCCAAGGTTGGTGCGTCTCAAGACGAGGACCAGGTTGAGGATGAGTATGTAGTTAATAAGGACGAGGAACGTATGGAGCTGGATGATTTGAAGTTGGAAGATGAGATGGACTCTGATAAGGAAGAGAATGAATTGAATGACTTACAAAAAGAAGCTGAAATGCCATTGGAAGAACTTCTTAAGATGTACCAAAATCAAGCAGATGAAGTTGATTATGACCCAGTACCAAAAAAGAGCcataaatatacaaatgaTTACATCGGCACTGATGGGACCAGAGAAGATACTAAAGCCGATAAAACTCAAAGGGAGGAACCATCTTCCAAAAGTAGGATGGAGACCGTAACACCTTCTGAAAAAATTGGAACAGAGGAACAAAAAGATTGGGAAAATCATGTAGATGAAGAGGAAGATGGCGTAGATATCGAAGTACCATTTCTAATAAAAGGAGTTTTAAGACCATATCAAAAGGAAGGTTTGAGATGGTTAGTATCGCTCTATGAACGGAACATTAACGGAATACTGGCAGATGAAATGGGACTGGGGAAAACGCTACAGACGATCTGTTTGTTGGCGTATTTGGCATGCAACAAGGGGAATTGGGGTCCACATATAATTGTTGTACCAACGAGCATACTGCTGAACTGGGTGATGGAGTTTAACAAGTTTTGCCCAGGTTTCAAAATTCTAGCATATTATGGAACACCGGCAGAAAGATCGAAAAAGAGAACAGGGTGGAATAAACCACACTCCTTCAATGTATTAATCACCTCGTACAGTATTGTGGTCCAGGATTCGTATGTATTAAAGAGGAGAGCATGGGAATATATGATACTTGACGAGGCCCAAAACATTAAAAACTTCACTTCAAAGCGTTGGCAAACGTTATTGACATttaatacaaaatataGACTATTATTGACAG GAACACCGCTGCAAAACTCACTGCAGGAATTGTGGTCTTTGATGCATTTCATACTCCCAAATATATTCACATCCCATAcacaatttaatatttggtTCACAGATCCACTTAACCAGGCCTTGGATAACATGTACAGCAATAACCCGCTTTTTACAGACACGGAACTTGACAAGAAGAACAAGGAAAGAGAAGAAATGAACAAAAATAACATGGAACTTGTTGAAAAACTCCATGCAATATTCAGACCGTACCTCTTGAGAAGATTGAAAAAGGATGTGGAGAAGCAAATGCCCTCAAAATACGAACATGTGCTCAAGTGTACACTGACCAAACGACAGCAAGTTCTTTATGACGAGTACATTCACCTATACAACTTTTCTTCAAATAAGGAAGGCAGTAAAGATGAGAGGCTGAGTTACAGAAGTATGCTCAACATTCTGATACAGCTGAGGAAAATATGTAATCATCCAGACCAGCTCAAGTCACGCGATGTTCAAATCCCAATagaatttaatattaatacacTCCAGCTGCCCTACCTCTTTCAAATCAGTGATGCCCTGAAACATAATTTCGATAATCGCAACCGTACCAGTAAGGTTAATAATGGTAACAAGGCTTCCTCAGAAGTGGGTTCTAAAAGACAAAGGACAGAAAGACTGATAGTTGATAAGTCATTTAAGAAGAGAAAACTGGCTCTGAATTCTGAACTTAGTTACCTTGCCCTAGATAAGTTATTGTCTAGTAGAGTTGAGAATAACAATAGGCATGCTCTGAATCAAAATTTGGTAACTGATGTAAATTCTGAGAAAGCCAAACCCTATAACCACTATAACGGATATGGTCTAAATAGTGAAAAGTTGAAGGCTGAACCACCTAAGAATCCTGAAGCGCCGAAGAgaattatgataaatgaGTTGTCAAGAGAACAGTTATTGCAGGGGCAAAAGATAAATCTAGGACCAATGAAGGATAAGTTCACACCAAGAAAATTCTCACCGAGTAAAAGACCGCTTGATGAACTCACTAATAAGTTTTTGAGTGAAAAGCTGTTGAATAGAGAAGATAGCATATTTAACTTCAACTTGAGGAACAAACTGGAGATAAATAGGATAATAGAGTCGTATCTGATActgattttaaattttttggTAATATCGGTCAAGGTAGTTAGCAGGCCAgtgaaattatatttttccGGTACCCAAGGAATTAActacaataataaaaacgACTGGTACATGAACGAAGTTAAAACTAAGCTCCTGAAAAGAGATGACAAGGATTACTATAAGAAGAATAGAGTCACAGTTGAGGCAGTTAACTCTAATTATAAACTACTTTTCCCCTCTAAACGTTCAATCAATGACGATTGTGGGAAATTCAAGGTACTGGGGCCTTTACTCCTGAAATTGAAATCTGAAGAACATAGGTgcattatttacactcaGTTCTCAAAAATGCTAGATATTCTGGAAAACTGGATCAACTTCATGGGCTTCACATACATCAGGCTAGATGGTTCAACGAAG ATTGATATGAGGCAGAAGATAATAAACAGGTTCAATGAAAACACTAAGATTTTCCTTTTCATTAGCTCCACAAGAACGGGTGGAGTTGGGATTACACTGACAGGAGCCGACACTGTTATCTTCTACGATACTGACTGGAATCCAGCTATAGACCGCCAAGCTATGGATAG GTGTCACAGAATTGGTCAAACCAAGGACGTGAATGTGTACAGATTAATTACTGAACATACAGTTGAGGAGAACATATGGAGAAAGCAGTTGCAAAAGAGAAAATTGGATGACTTGATTGTGGATCAAGGACAATTCGACATTCAGCACAACAACTGGTTTTCAAACCTGGACACCTTGATAAACATATTCCAG AACAAGAGAGATGAGGGAGATGAAGAGGATATTTACGGGAAGAAGATACTCCATGAAAGTAACGTGGATGAGACACAATTTCAGACAAAAGGTGTCCAGAACATCAAGATGCTCATTGAAGTTGAGGATGCAGACGATTCAATGGCCTTGAAAAAACTCAAGAAGGAGaatgaaaatataaataaacaG GATTTCGAATCGGATATTATAAACAGCATCCCTGGACTGGTCAGTTACTGCATTCAATTCTTACTCAAATACCAAACTGTGGCTTTGGAAAGGCAAGTTGAGAACATGAAGTTGAAGATACAAATCGAGGACTATCAGAATCAGCAAAACAATGAACAGGAggaagatgaagaagatatATACACAGACTACACAAGTTCTGAAAACGAAGAACTATCTCAAGAGGATGAACTGTCAGAAGATTCACAGTAA
- the pyrF gene encoding orotidine 5'-phosphate decarboxylase, translating to MGFFEKLEARIRSKSTILCLGLDPRAEQVDKFSKTEEFERLFQLNIEGNVNLYKTDKDSTYVKLKLYCLHIFSNTLEHVCCVKPNLAFFLPRLADGVQVLVELCKYLRELNIPVLLDCKLGDIGTTTEYYKKFVFDELKADSCTLNTFLGSDVLKSFCSDSSGNFVNDLFILAKCSNESSKEFQSALLKDGTPLYLRVIHQSEKFLENNNCNCKFGYVVGSNCVEEIKRIRENYECYLLVPGVGSQGGDLEQTLKYGLNKNKGGLIVPISRAITDTDDPNESAVYYKNLINKYIK from the exons atGGGTTTCTTTGAGAAGTTAGAGGCCAGAATCAGATCAAAATCTACGATTCTTTGCCTAGGCTTGGACCCTAGAGCCGAGCAAGTGgataaattttcaaaaaccGAGGAATTTGAAAGATTATTCCAACTTAATATAGAGGgaaatgtaaatttatataaaactgATAAGGACTCTACTTATGTTAAGCTTAAACTGTACTgcttacacattttcagCAACACACTAGAGCATGTTTGCTGTGTAAAGCCTAATTTAGCCTTTTTCTTACCCAGATTAGCTGATGGAGTTCAG GTTTTGGTAGagttgtgtaaatatttacgAGAATTAAATATCCCCGTATTGCTAGACTGTAAACTGGGTGACATTGGCACGACCACCGAATACTACAAGAAATTTGTGTTTGACGAACTTAAAGCAGATTCTTGCACTTTAAACACATTTCTTGGCTCTGACGTACTCAAATCTTTCTGTTCTGACTCTTCTGGCAATTTTGTAAATGACCTTTTCATCCTCGCTAAATGCTCCAACGAGTCGTCTAAAGAGTTCCAATCTGCTCTTTTAAAGGACGGCACTCCTCTATATTTACGTGTTATTCATCAATCTGAAAAATTCTTAG agaataataattgtaattgCAAGTTTGGCTATGTTGTCGGCTCAAATTGTGTTGAAGAGATTAAGAGGATTAGGGAAAACTATGAATGTTATCTCTTGGTGCCAGGTGTAGGATCGCAGGGCGGAGACCTAGAACAAACACTAAAATACG GGTTAAACAAGAATAAGGGAGGCTTAATTGTACCAATATCTAGAGCAATTACTGATACTGAT GACCCTAATGAAAGTGCTGTATATTACAAGAATTTAATCAAcaagtatattaagtag
- a CDS encoding Zc3h12a-like Ribonuclease NYN domain protein gives MLWMFKIFYWIWIFTALESYLNSENGFLNHGAKNNFVYSFKCSNYNKLSLKSVINTPVSYNRVRNHAISTGITETAVKSEVVPTTESVDYDYLSNLIGELIRFSSSVDKNQPEIFYNELKDILGNASHVVSELFTPPVELDYVSKLGEIKIELGEKIDKIEPHHLIKPLNYKHFKHGFPFTYEYLTDFDPLSSQRIPKLWRRVLKPNISKLVRKKLFNMLEFLSKSLGLFMVTFHETNLPIPELYKVGSTLGLEGTTLLFEGITLLHLRDDYYGTDLKARIDKSFELIEYTNKVNLGRNRNFSLIIENFFRRKDYESIFYIIKYMSERLNRKINGLYLVQFLVSLAHRFKALKNEQNGLNAKLFSELKKWIKQGLELYEKSNLHAFNITDEFAGILEKNYRDLAPGLFRIVSVSSGNSPVPFGSCDFCKFKIQFQDISDSDRFEIFSKMIKSIFNTSVREFFPLFEFYTFLLKASVDGNPYTCIIDGQNVGYYRNKTRILDYTKLKDALNFFESSGENPLIVLPVRCYKKLLYHLEKTDRPNYDFFAKLHENRSIYLTNSYSYDDNYFLLAGIVKFTEDEIKLFDQYMKQTSVQNSYHCHIDYCLKNINNAQFKKSDKNTIILTNDRLSNLLIEDVNTEVLNTWKNYSLISFTGFAPRTMLTMGQRVNYTFSVISDNDKFHIPVGRDRVFTNNYEIHKCELRLEKPTRSFETPTIPGTGKLSLKILNCEETPNKKWLQHNQHLLFDTPELTPSFRSSDNNSFKDENYTYHNLNGVNNSFKDENYTYHNLNVVNNGFKPQKRSYGTDFSEIYHNSPEILEQMFIPNSRSKWLCVDLSSIDSLISNL, from the coding sequence ATGTTATGGATGTTCAAAATCTTTTACTGGATTTGGATTTTTACAGCTTTAGAATCATATCTCAATTCTGAAAATGGATTCCTCAACCATGGAGCCAAAAACAATTTTGTTTATTCTTTCAAATGCAGTaattacaataaattaagcTTAAAAAGTGTTATAAACACTCCTGTATCATATAATAGAGTAAGGAACCATGCCATTTCTACAGGGATAACCGAAACTGCAGTGAAGTCTGAGGTGGTGCCAACAACCGAGTCAGTTGATTATGACTATTTATCTAATCTAATAGGAGAACTTATTAGGTTCTCAAGTTCAGTGGATAAAAATCAGCCTGAAATATTCTATAACGAACTAAAGGACATCTTAGGAAATGCTTCACATGTGGTTTCGGAACTTTTCACTCCGCCAGTTGAACTGGATTATGTAAGTAAACTGGGGGAAATAAAGATAGAATTGGGGgaaaaaattgataaaattgagCCTCATCACCTTATCAAACCacttaattataaacaCTTTAAACATGGTTTCCCTTTCACGTACGAATATTTGACGGACTTTGACCCACTCAGTTCCCAAAGGATTCCCAAGCTTTGGAGGAGGGTGTTGAAGCcaaatatttcaaaattaGTAAGAAAAAAACTGTTCAATATGTTAGAATTCTTGTCAAAATCCCTGGGGTTATTTATGGTTACATTTCATGAGACTAACTTGCCAATCCCAGAGTTGTATAAAGTGGGATCTACATTAGGCTTGGAGGGAACAACTCTCCTTTTTGAAGGGATAACACTATTACACCTCAGAGATGATTATTATGGAACAGATTTAAAGGCAAGGATTGATAAATCCTTCGAATTAATTGAATACACCAACAAGGTTAACCTGGGACGGAACAGGAATTTCTCCCTGATTATTGAAAACTTTTTCCGTAGGAAGGACTATGAAtctattttttacataataaaatacatgTCTGAAAGGTTAAATAGGAAGATAAATGGGCTTTACTTGGTGCAATTTCTAGTCTCGCTGGCACACAGATTTAAAGCCttaaaaaatgaacaaAACGGATTAAACGCGAAGTTATTCTCTGAGTTGAAGAAATGGATTAAACAAGGTTTGGAGTTGTATGAAAAGAGCAATTTACACGCTTTTAACATAACCGATGAGTTTGCAGGTATTCTTGAGAAGAACTACAGGGATTTGGCACCTGGACTGTTCAGAATTGTTTCAGTGAGTTCTGGCAATTCACCAGTACCATTTGGCTCCTGCGACTTTtgcaaatttaaaattcagTTTCAGGACATTTCAGACTCAGATCGGTTCGAGATATTCTCGAAGATGATAAAGTCCATTTTTAATACTTCAGTTAGGGAGTTTTTCCCACTATTTGAGTTCTACACGTTTTTACTCAAAGCGTCAGTCGATGGAAACCCTTACACCTGCATTATTGACGGACAAAATGTTGGTTATTACAGGAACAAAACAAGAATATTGGATTACACCAAGTTGAAGGACGCACTTAATTTTTTCGAATCCTCAGGTGAGAACCCGCTCATCGTGTTACCTGTGAGGTGCTACAAGAAACTATTGTACCACTTGGAGAAAACGGATAGACCAAATTATGATTTTTTTGCCAAACTTCATGAGAACAGATCCATATATCTAACTAATAGTTATTCTTATGACGACAACTATTTTCTACTGGCTGGGATTGTTAAGTTTACAGAGGATGAGATTAAGTTGTTTGATCAGTACATGAAGCAGACTAGTGTTCAAAACTCCTACCATTGCCATATTGATTactgtttaaaaaatattaacaatgCTCAGTTTAAGAAAAGTGATAAgaatacaattattttaaccaaTGACAGGCTTTCAAATTTGCTAATCGAGGATGTGAACACTGAGGTCTTAAACACATGGAAAAACTATTCATTGATTAGTTTTACCGGTTTTGCCCCTAGGACTATGCTGACTATGGGCCAGAGAgtaaattacacattttcagTAATTTCAGATAATGACAAGTTTCATATCCCAGTTGGTCGGGATCGAGTTTTTACAAACAACTATGAGATACACAAGTGTGAACTAAGACTAGAAAAGCCCACTAGATCATTTGAAACACCAACTATACCTGGAACGGGTAAACTTTCTCTCAAAATCCTTAATTGTGAGGAAACACCGAATAAGAAGTGGTTACAGCACAATCAACACCTCTTGTTTGATACTCCAGAATTAACACCGAGCTTCCGTTCGTCGGATAATAACAGCTTTAAAGATGAGAATTACACCTACCACAACTTAAATGGTGTAAATAACAGCTTTAAAGATGAGAATTACACCTACCACAACTTAAAtgttgtaaataatggCTTTAAACCTCAGAAAAGGAGTTATGGAACTGATTTTTCTGAGATTTACCACAACTCGCCCGAGATTCTTGAACAAATGTTTATACCAAATTCAAGGTCGAAGTGGTTGTGCGTGGACTTATCCTCCATAGACTCACTAATTTCAAacttgtaa